One window from the genome of Halomicrobium zhouii encodes:
- a CDS encoding KEOPS complex subunit Pcc1 has translation MKRATIRTTHVDSDTAERLARAVRPDNTDEMHTTIEDDALVTTIERETTGGLQSTVDDYVVNLSVAAQLSDHTTTNNT, from the coding sequence ATGAAACGCGCGACGATCCGCACGACACACGTCGATAGCGACACCGCGGAGCGACTCGCGCGCGCTGTGCGCCCGGACAACACCGACGAGATGCACACGACTATCGAGGACGACGCGCTCGTGACGACCATCGAGCGCGAGACGACCGGCGGCCTGCAGTCGACCGTCGACGACTACGTCGTCAACCTCTCCGTCGCGGCACAGTTATCCGACCACACGACTACCAACAACACATGA
- a CDS encoding 30S ribosomal protein S3ae — protein sequence MSERSVSRRKQQKRWYTVLAPEQFDRAELGQTTADESDKVLGRTIETTLGDLNNDASENNIKLTFKINEVASDSAYTEFVKHELTRDYLRSLVRRGSSKIEAFITVLTTDDYRVQIQPVALTTKSADESQEQAIRRTMIDLVRESAQDRTFEQLVDSIVEGRLSSAIYGEAKDIYPLRRVEIQKTTLEAHPEEVAAEEETSVDVDEEDVGDVVEEDEAAE from the coding sequence ATGAGCGAACGATCCGTATCCCGACGCAAGCAACAGAAGCGGTGGTACACCGTGCTCGCCCCCGAGCAGTTCGACCGGGCGGAGCTCGGCCAGACCACGGCAGACGAATCGGACAAGGTGCTCGGCCGCACCATCGAGACCACGCTGGGTGACCTGAACAACGACGCCAGCGAGAACAACATCAAGCTGACCTTCAAGATCAACGAGGTCGCCTCCGACTCCGCCTACACGGAGTTCGTCAAACACGAGCTGACGCGGGACTACCTGCGCTCGCTCGTCCGCCGGGGCTCCTCGAAGATCGAGGCGTTCATTACCGTCCTGACGACGGACGACTACCGCGTCCAGATCCAGCCCGTCGCGCTCACCACGAAGAGCGCCGACGAGTCCCAGGAGCAGGCCATCCGCCGGACGATGATCGACCTCGTCCGCGAGTCGGCCCAGGACCGGACCTTCGAGCAGCTCGTCGACTCCATCGTCGAGGGGCGGCTCTCCTCGGCCATCTACGGCGAGGCCAAGGACATCTACCCGCTCCGCCGGGTCGAGATTCAGAAGACGACCCTCGAGGCCCACCCCGAGGAAGTCGCCGCCGAAGAGGAGACCTCCGTCGACGTCGACGAGGAGGACGTCGGCGACGTCGTCGAGGAAGACGAAGCCGCCGAGTAA
- a CDS encoding MFS transporter: MVDSSVRVGRHLRDVVQPGTAIPWGSPTLRVVLVSTLLAPLGVAFISPGLPVIQDRFALTDSQTSLVISLYFVTGIVLSPVIGLIEDRIGRRRVLVPCLVGFSLSGASIAIAPSYEGVLVLRVVQGTAAAGIFVTTVTVIGDTFDGAQRSAVLGANTAVLSASAAVFPIFGGMLATVSWNVPFVAYLLGLPIALYAHRSLEEPSYDHATGLFGSIREAVFALSAREAALLYGSAFTIELLLFGTVFTAIPFLLAVAYGLAPTAIGLVVTAALAASAVSASQAGRLTTYFSDDAIIVLGFAGAGAGLVGTWLAGSPIAIGLASTVFGAGWGVVLPSIDDEVTEFVPPEVRGEALSLRNSTTFLGRTLAPVLFATLSVTWGYRVILLFAGIVGFIAGVIGWVLSSTGGAD; this comes from the coding sequence ATGGTCGACTCGTCGGTGCGCGTGGGTCGGCACCTCCGAGACGTCGTCCAGCCCGGTACCGCGATACCGTGGGGATCCCCGACGCTCCGCGTAGTCCTCGTGAGCACCCTCCTGGCGCCGCTCGGCGTCGCATTCATCAGCCCCGGCCTGCCCGTTATCCAGGACCGGTTCGCGCTCACCGACTCGCAGACGAGCCTGGTTATCTCGCTGTACTTCGTCACTGGCATCGTCCTCTCGCCGGTCATCGGCCTGATCGAGGACCGGATCGGTCGACGTCGCGTCCTCGTCCCCTGCCTCGTCGGCTTTAGCCTCTCGGGAGCGTCCATCGCCATCGCCCCGAGCTACGAGGGCGTCCTCGTTCTCCGGGTCGTCCAGGGAACCGCCGCGGCCGGTATCTTCGTCACGACGGTCACGGTCATCGGCGACACCTTCGACGGCGCTCAGCGAAGCGCGGTGCTGGGTGCGAACACCGCCGTGCTATCGGCGAGCGCGGCGGTCTTCCCGATATTCGGCGGGATGCTCGCGACGGTCTCGTGGAACGTCCCGTTCGTCGCGTACCTCCTCGGCCTGCCCATCGCCCTGTACGCGCACCGCAGCCTGGAAGAGCCGTCGTACGATCACGCGACCGGTTTGTTCGGATCGATCCGCGAGGCCGTCTTCGCCCTCAGTGCACGCGAGGCAGCGCTCCTCTACGGGTCGGCGTTCACGATCGAACTGCTCCTCTTCGGGACAGTGTTTACGGCCATCCCGTTTCTGCTCGCAGTAGCCTACGGGCTCGCACCGACGGCGATCGGTCTCGTCGTAACGGCCGCACTCGCGGCGTCGGCAGTCTCCGCCTCCCAGGCCGGCCGGCTCACGACCTACTTCTCTGACGACGCGATCATCGTGCTCGGGTTCGCCGGTGCGGGCGCGGGCCTGGTGGGGACGTGGCTCGCCGGGTCGCCGATCGCCATCGGACTCGCCAGCACCGTGTTCGGTGCGGGATGGGGCGTCGTCCTCCCGTCGATCGACGACGAGGTGACCGAGTTCGTCCCACCCGAGGTCCGGGGGGAGGCGTTGAGCCTCCGCAACAGCACGACGTTCCTCGGCCGAACGCTCGCACCGGTGCTCTTCGCCACCCTTTCGGTTACCTGGGGGTATCGCGTGATCCTGCTGTTCGCGGGCATCGTCGGGTTCATCGCGGGGGTGATCGGCTGGGTGCTGTCGAGCACGGGAGGGGCGGACTGA